The DNA sequence TTACCTCCTGATCTAAAAGGTAAGTCTTCCTGCCACCCTAAAGGGGTTGCCCATAGGGTGACAGGAGAACATTGAAATTTACGCACCTGATTGACCGAGAATCAGTTGATTCACGATTTCTGTCGAAACCTGCTCAATCTCAAGCACGAATTTGTTGACCCAACTCTCAAAGACCTGGGAGAAAATAAGACACGGAATAGCAATGGTTAAACCACCAGCGGTGGTCAGCAGCGCCTGGGAAATACCCCCGGCGAGTGCCTGCGGGTCACCAGTACCTTCCAGTGCAATTGTGGTAAATGCGTTAATCATACCCATAACCGTACCGAGGAGACCAAACAACGGCGAAATAACTGCGACCGTGCTAATAACAGGAATGTTTCGCTCAAGCTCTGGAATCTCAAGGAGTCCCGCTTCTTGAATGGATTCCTGTACCTCTTCCTTTGTAATCTCCTGCTCTTCGATCTGGGCTTGACTGTATCTCAACAGACCTGCTTTCAGAACGTTTGCAAGTGGTCCACCTGCTTCTTCACAGGTTGAGACCGCTTCCATGATATTATCATTACGCAAAGAATCAGTGATGCTTGCCATGAACTGCTCTGTACCGAGCTTGGAACGGCTTCTTATGAAGGTAAAGAGACGTTCAATAATAAACGTCAGCGCAGCGACAGAACAGAGGAGAAGTGGCCAGAAGACAATACCAAATTTAGCGAAGAAAGTGACAATCGTATCTTTTTTGGTCATTTTCAGCGGCACATAGTGGTCGCCTCCAGCAACGACGGTGACCGGTTTACCAGTTCGGTCGCCATATCTGGCGGCAAGCCTGACTTGCTATATTCACCGACATCATCCGTTGTGGTTTCATGTTCCGTACCATCGGTACCGACGACAACAACTCTAACCCCACTAATCGGCGTTTGTGCCGTTGTGGTATCTACAACATTACCACGAACCGTGCCGGTTGTCGCATCTTGAGCGATCGCAACGGCACCGTAAACAATCAACATGCTAGCTAGGATTAAGGTTAAACTCAGGTGTTTCATGTATTCCCCCTATTGGAGTTTGAAGGTGGAGTAAAATTTAGAGGGCGTCTACTATTACCCTCAATTTCAAGTCGCCTCAATCACCTCATATCGGACGACTAAACTTTTATACAATGCGTAGTCTTGGCTTTTTGACATACTCTACCACCCTAAGAGTCCCTGTCCACGAGGATGGCTAATTGTGGTATCAACACGGGTTGCGAACCGTCGTCCGTCTTATACCCGCTATTCCAAAGGACAATGCCCTGCCCTTAACCTATAAACACTTCTGTTTTTTGAAAGTTGCGGTAAGATTGAAAAAGTGCCAAGCACAAAACTGCTTGGCACTTTCGGAGATTGTTAGAATCCCATCATCGCTCGTACGAAGGTTGTATTACTCGTCGTATGGTCAAGCAAGATGGTGGTTCTTCTGAAACCAGCGAGAATGACGATATTGAAACCTTGCCATTCACCGCGACTGATTGATTGGACTTCAAAGATACGGGTACGCAGGTCTGGACGGAAGAGGATTGGAATATCAGCCTCTTCAAACGCTGGCGTCGCTAAATAGTCTTTGATACCTTGATCGCGGTTGGTGAACTTGCGATATTGAAAACCGCCGAGGATATTCATTCTTTGAGTAAACTGATAATCCAAACGAACACCAAGAACATCTTCACGGCTACGTTTGTTAAATCGCAGATACTCAATGACCTCGGGATCATCTGGCACAAATTTTGTTGGATCCAGCGGGTTGATATACACACCGCTTTGAATATCAGCATGCGTATGATCAAATGCTCGTGTCCAGATATACTTTGCCATCGGTGTCAGAGTTAAATCTTCACCAATTCTGTCCACCCCGGGCAGATCGCCCAATGGGATTTCATACTTGGCTCTGAGAATGGTAATCTGATTCCGAACGGTCTTTTCTTGGTAACGGCGTGGTATCCAGTTTTCTGGATCATAGATCAGACCAAGGTCCTCTGGATCCAGTGGGTTCATCCCGTGATCTGGATAGAACGGGAATGACTTCCGGTCTCCATCGGCACGTACCTGCTCATCAGGGACCATGAAATCAACCTGATCATCTATCCTATCGTCTGCCGTTTCTTCAGGGTGGAAGACATCAAGCGCAACGGCATCTTCTTCATCGAGTCCCAACTGCTTCCGCCAGTCAACCAAGAACTTGGTTTCAAGCGTTAAGTTGGGAATCGCACTGTAGAGGAACTGAAGGCTTGTCACATTGACCCGTGTCTTGAAGAAATCGAGAAAATCAGATTCCTGTGTAGCATCTAACTCGCCCGGACGCAAGGTAATCGAGTAGTCCGGAATATCATCATCGACACGGACAAAGCGGTTCTGGAACAACACCGTTCCGAAATCTGGAACGTCGCGTTGGTAGCGGAGATGGAGATATTTTGAATCATTTTTCCGCTGGCTGGAAATTTCATTCTCATTTAACCAACCCAATTTGAGGGTCATGTTATCGAGTAAGTCATAGCTAGCAGTGATATGGTATCCGTCGCGGTTGATACCGTATTCATACTGCGGCTCAAAATCATCTTCCAGTGAATCGACAACGCCATTGTTATTTTCGTCAACGAGATCTTCAAAAACCGGAGGATCTGCCTCAAAGATGAGGAAGTCTTCTTGGAAATCGAGGATGCCGTTCTGA is a window from the Candidatus Poribacteria bacterium genome containing:
- a CDS encoding MotA/TolQ/ExbB proton channel family protein, giving the protein MTKKDTIVTFFAKFGIVFWPLLLCSVAALTFIIERLFTFIRSRSKLGTEQFMASITDSLRNDNIMEAVSTCEEAGGPLANVLKAGLLRYSQAQIEEQEITKEEVQESIQEAGLLEIPELERNIPVISTVAVISPLFGLLGTVMGMINAFTTIALEGTGDPQALAGGISQALLTTAGGLTIAIPCLIFSQVFESWVNKFVLEIEQVSTEIVNQLILGQSGA
- a CDS encoding carboxypeptidase regulatory-like domain-containing protein; this translates as MKHLSLTLILASMLIVYGAVAIAQDATTGTVRGNVVDTTTAQTPISGVRVVVVGTDGTEHETTTDDVGEYSKSGLPPDMATELVNRSPSLLEATTMCR